A section of the Streptomyces sp. CG1 genome encodes:
- a CDS encoding ATP-binding protein produces MAAPEIQLGGNIPNFSVRLSPTPRGARLARLLTEQQLRAWGLPLERATQIVAELAANASTHGRVPGRDFQLLLYVVGSTLRIEVADTRGDRLPRLQLPPTAGESGRGLVLVEALADRWGVARGRHPRKTVWAEVSFPAPEPGGPCSGATGGLSQGKKQR; encoded by the coding sequence ATGGCTGCCCCTGAAATCCAACTCGGCGGGAATATCCCCAACTTCAGCGTCCGCCTGTCCCCCACGCCACGCGGCGCCCGTCTCGCCCGGCTGCTCACCGAGCAGCAACTCCGCGCCTGGGGGCTGCCGTTGGAGAGGGCCACGCAGATCGTCGCCGAGCTGGCCGCGAACGCGTCCACCCACGGACGCGTCCCAGGCCGTGACTTCCAGTTGCTGCTCTACGTGGTCGGCAGCACGCTCCGTATCGAGGTCGCCGACACGCGCGGTGACCGCCTCCCACGGCTCCAACTCCCGCCCACGGCCGGTGAATCAGGCCGCGGACTCGTCCTCGTGGAAGCCCTCGCCGACCGCTGGGGCGTCGCCCGGGGACGGCACCCGCGCAAAACCGTCTGGGCCGAGGTCTCGTTCCCCGCACCGGAACCCGGCGGACCGTGCTCCGGTGCCACGGGCGGTCTTTCCCAAGGGAAAAAACAAAGGTGA
- a CDS encoding helix-turn-helix domain-containing protein, producing MGDGVDEAGWDVEPGDEIEPVVQAVGRLLKVCREAAGVSVSELAEALGYGEDLIRKIERGVRIPRPELLDQADQILKAQGHLRAFMEDMRKARYPKKIRELADLEGRAVEMLLYSSHNIHGLLQTREYARTLFEMRQPALSEDVMERATAARMARKAVFERREPAPTLSFVQEQVTLERPYGGKMVLRRQLEHLLEVTQLRNVTLQVMPTDREEHAGAQGLIEVLKFADGTAIGRSSGAFNGRPVSSPKDLRILELRYGMIRAQALRPRESQTFIEQVLGRL from the coding sequence ATGGGCGACGGTGTGGACGAGGCGGGTTGGGACGTCGAGCCGGGGGACGAGATCGAGCCGGTGGTGCAGGCGGTGGGGCGCCTGCTGAAGGTGTGCCGGGAGGCGGCCGGGGTGAGCGTGTCCGAACTGGCGGAGGCCCTCGGGTACGGCGAGGACCTGATCCGCAAGATCGAGCGCGGGGTGCGTATTCCTCGGCCGGAGCTGCTGGACCAGGCGGACCAGATCCTGAAGGCGCAGGGGCATCTGAGGGCCTTCATGGAGGACATGCGGAAGGCGCGGTATCCGAAGAAGATTCGGGAACTGGCGGACCTGGAGGGCCGGGCGGTGGAGATGCTGCTGTACAGCAGCCACAACATCCATGGCCTGCTGCAAACGCGCGAATACGCGCGAACGCTGTTCGAGATGAGGCAGCCCGCGCTCAGTGAAGACGTCATGGAGCGGGCAACCGCCGCGCGCATGGCTCGCAAGGCGGTCTTCGAGCGGCGGGAGCCTGCCCCGACGCTCAGTTTCGTCCAGGAACAGGTGACGCTCGAACGCCCCTACGGTGGGAAGATGGTGCTGCGCCGACAGCTCGAACACCTCCTGGAGGTAACGCAGTTGCGGAACGTCACGCTCCAGGTCATGCCGACCGACCGGGAGGAGCACGCCGGAGCGCAGGGCTTGATCGAGGTACTGAAGTTTGCCGACGGCACGGCGATCGGACGTTCCAGTGGTGCGTTCAACGGCCGCCCGGTCTCAAGCCCAAAGGATCTTCGGATCCTTGAACTGCGCTATGGCATGATCCGGGCGCAGGCTCTCAGGCCGAGGGAGTCGCAGACCTTCATCGAGCAAGTGCTGGGGAGACTATGA
- a CDS encoding DUF397 domain-containing protein, producing the protein MSAAELHWFKSSYSSSSEPDDCVEVAPTPTTIHIRDSKNTEGPRLTVTPTAWADFLPYVTETPRP; encoded by the coding sequence ATGAGCGCCGCCGAACTCCACTGGTTCAAGAGCAGCTACAGCAGCAGCAGCGAACCCGACGACTGCGTCGAAGTCGCCCCCACCCCCACCACGATCCACATCCGCGACTCCAAGAACACCGAAGGCCCCCGCCTCACCGTCACTCCGACGGCCTGGGCCGACTTCCTGCCGTACGTGACCGAGACTCCCCGTCCCTGA
- a CDS encoding MepB family protein, whose amino-acid sequence MMANQPWSGLHCDLLAAKSRVYDPCGFACSQPVPEPESAEYAAHRFTLDGLPVRFRVAKTTPTKVGQFVTVWQRSPEGPIRPFDADDGVDLVVISSRDNDHFGHFVFSREVLCERGIMSRNGSAGKRGFRVYPPWVTTTNRQAHTTQAWQANYFLHLGEDALADPTRAHALYHP is encoded by the coding sequence ATGATGGCGAATCAGCCGTGGTCAGGGCTCCACTGCGACCTCCTGGCAGCGAAGTCACGGGTGTACGACCCGTGCGGCTTTGCCTGCTCGCAGCCGGTGCCCGAACCGGAGAGCGCCGAGTACGCGGCTCACCGATTCACGCTCGACGGGCTCCCTGTCAGGTTCCGCGTGGCCAAGACGACCCCGACGAAGGTGGGCCAGTTCGTCACCGTGTGGCAGCGGTCCCCCGAGGGGCCGATCCGGCCCTTCGATGCCGATGACGGGGTTGACCTCGTCGTCATCAGCAGCCGCGACAACGACCACTTCGGACACTTCGTGTTCTCGCGCGAGGTGCTGTGCGAGCGCGGGATCATGTCCCGGAACGGCTCCGCCGGGAAGCGAGGGTTCCGCGTCTACCCGCCGTGGGTGACCACGACGAATCGCCAGGCACACACCACTCAGGCATGGCAGGCGAACTACTTCCTGCACCTCGGCGAGGACGCGCTTGCAGACCCGACGCGCGCCCACGCCCTCTACCACCCGTAG
- the rpsJ gene encoding 30S ribosomal protein S10, with protein sequence MAGQKIRIRLKAYDHEVIDSSAKKIVETVTRTGASVAGPVPLPTEKNVYCVIKSPHKYKDSREHFEMRTHKRLIDILDPTPKTVDSLMRLDLPAGVDIEIKL encoded by the coding sequence ATGGCGGGACAGAAGATCCGCATCCGGCTCAAGGCCTACGACCACGAGGTCATCGACTCCTCGGCGAAGAAGATCGTCGAGACGGTGACCCGCACTGGTGCGTCGGTCGCGGGCCCGGTGCCGCTGCCCACTGAGAAGAACGTGTACTGCGTCATCAAGTCGCCGCACAAGTACAAGGACTCGCGCGAGCACTTCGAGATGCGCACGCACAAGCGCCTGATCGACATTCTCGACCCGACCCCCAAGACCGTTGACTCTCTGATGCGACTCGACCTCCCGGCCGGTGTCGACATCGAGATCAAGCTCTGA
- the rplC gene encoding 50S ribosomal protein L3 encodes MAKQIKGILGEKLGMTQVWDENNRVVPVTVVKAGPNVVTQVRTNDVDGYESVQIAFGEIDPRKVNKPLKGHFAKADVTPRRHLVEIRTADASEYTLGQEVTAEVFEAGVKVDVTGKSKGKGFAGVMKRHNFRGLGAGHGTQRKHRSPGSIGGCATPGRVFKGLRMAGRMGNERVTTQNLTVHAVDAEKGLLLIKGAVPGPNGGLVLVRTAAKGA; translated from the coding sequence ATGGCTAAGCAGATCAAGGGCATCCTGGGCGAGAAGCTCGGCATGACGCAGGTGTGGGACGAGAACAACCGTGTTGTTCCGGTCACCGTCGTCAAGGCCGGCCCCAACGTCGTCACCCAGGTTCGTACCAACGACGTCGACGGCTACGAGTCGGTCCAGATCGCCTTCGGCGAGATCGACCCGCGCAAGGTGAACAAGCCCCTCAAGGGCCACTTCGCCAAGGCCGACGTCACCCCGCGTCGCCACCTCGTCGAGATCCGTACGGCTGACGCCTCCGAGTACACGCTCGGCCAGGAAGTCACCGCCGAGGTCTTCGAGGCCGGCGTGAAGGTCGACGTCACCGGCAAGAGCAAGGGCAAGGGCTTCGCCGGTGTCATGAAGCGCCACAACTTCCGTGGCCTCGGCGCCGGACACGGCACCCAGCGCAAGCACCGCTCTCCCGGTTCCATCGGTGGCTGCGCCACCCCGGGCCGTGTGTTCAAGGGCCTCCGCATGGCGGGTCGCATGGGCAACGAGCGGGTCACCACCCAGAACCTGACCGTCCACGCCGTTGACGCGGAGAAGGGTCTGCTGCTCATCAAGGGCGCGGTTCCCGGTCCGAACGGCGGCCTCGTCCTGGTCCGCACCGCGGCCAAGGGGGCCTGA
- the rplD gene encoding 50S ribosomal protein L4, translating into MSTVDILSPAGDKAGSVELPAEIFDAKVSVPLIHQVVVAQLAAARQGTHKTKTRGEVRGGGKKPYRQKGTGRARQGSTRAPQFAGGGVVHGPQPRDYSQRTPKKMKAAALRGALTDRARHNRIHVVSGVVEGETPSTKAAKSLFGKISERKNLLLVVDRADEAAWLSARNLPQVHILEPGQLNTYDVLVSDDVVFTQAAFESFVSGPKATDTEGSEV; encoded by the coding sequence ATGAGCACTGTTGACATCCTTTCGCCGGCGGGCGACAAGGCCGGTTCCGTCGAGCTCCCCGCGGAGATCTTCGACGCCAAGGTCAGCGTTCCGCTGATCCACCAGGTCGTCGTCGCACAGCTGGCCGCTGCCCGTCAGGGCACGCACAAGACGAAGACCCGTGGCGAGGTCCGTGGTGGCGGCAAGAAGCCGTACCGCCAGAAGGGCACCGGTCGCGCCCGTCAGGGTTCGACCCGCGCGCCGCAGTTCGCCGGTGGTGGCGTCGTGCACGGCCCGCAGCCGCGTGACTACTCGCAGCGCACCCCGAAGAAGATGAAGGCCGCCGCCCTGCGCGGTGCCCTCACCGACCGGGCGCGTCACAACCGCATCCACGTCGTCTCCGGCGTGGTCGAGGGCGAGACCCCCAGCACCAAGGCCGCCAAGTCGCTGTTCGGCAAGATCTCGGAGCGCAAGAACCTGCTCCTGGTCGTCGACCGCGCCGATGAGGCCGCGTGGCTGTCCGCCCGCAACCTGCCCCAGGTCCACATCCTGGAGCCGGGCCAGCTGAACACGTACGACGTTCTCGTCTCGGACGACGTGGTCTTCACCCAGGCCGCTTTCGAGTCCTTCGTGTCCGGCCCGAAGGCCACCGACACCGAAGGGAGCGAGGTCTGA
- the rplW gene encoding 50S ribosomal protein L23, whose amino-acid sequence MAIRHPAIASKAAKAAKAARVAKARRHAAEGKNTVETPLSKSFTDPRDVLLKPVVSEKSYALLDDNKYTFVVAPGANKTQIKQAVQAVFDVKVTGVNTINRQGKRKRTKTGFGQRAGSKRAIVTLAEGDRIDIFGGPTA is encoded by the coding sequence ATGGCCATCCGTCACCCCGCTATCGCCTCGAAGGCCGCCAAGGCCGCCAAGGCCGCGCGCGTCGCCAAGGCGCGTCGCCACGCCGCCGAGGGCAAGAACACCGTCGAGACGCCGCTGAGCAAGTCCTTCACGGACCCCCGTGACGTGCTGCTCAAGCCCGTCGTCTCGGAGAAGAGCTACGCGCTCCTCGACGACAACAAGTACACGTTCGTCGTCGCCCCGGGCGCCAACAAGACCCAGATCAAGCAGGCCGTCCAGGCGGTCTTCGACGTCAAGGTCACCGGGGTCAACACGATCAACCGCCAGGGCAAGCGCAAGCGCACGAAGACCGGTTTCGGTCAGCGTGCCGGCAGCAAGCGCGCGATCGTGACCCTCGCCGAGGGCGACCGTATCGACATCTTCGGCGGTCCGACCGCCTAA
- the rplB gene encoding 50S ribosomal protein L2 → MGIRKYKPTTPGRRGASVADFVEVTRSTPEKSLVRPLHSKGGRNNAGRVTVRHQGGGHKRAYRVIDFRRHDKDGVPAKVAHIEYDPNRTARIALLHYADGEKRYILAPRNLQQGDRVENGPGADIKPGNNLALRNIPVGTTIHAIELRPGGGAKFARSAGASVQLLAKEGAYAHLRMPSGEIRLVDVRCRATVGEVGNAEQSNINWGKAGRKRWLGVRPTVRGVVMNPVDHPHGGGEGRTSGGRHPVSPWGKKEGRTRSPKKASNKYIVRRRKTNKKR, encoded by the coding sequence ATGGGAATCCGCAAGTACAAGCCGACTACGCCGGGCCGTCGTGGCGCCAGCGTCGCCGACTTCGTCGAGGTCACGCGGTCCACGCCGGAGAAGTCGCTGGTCCGCCCCCTGCACAGCAAGGGCGGCCGTAACAACGCCGGTCGTGTGACCGTTCGCCACCAGGGTGGCGGACACAAGCGCGCCTACCGAGTGATCGACTTCCGTCGTCACGACAAGGACGGCGTGCCGGCGAAGGTCGCGCACATCGAGTACGACCCCAACCGCACCGCGCGCATCGCGCTGCTGCACTACGCCGACGGCGAGAAGCGCTACATCCTCGCCCCGCGCAACCTGCAGCAGGGTGACCGCGTCGAGAACGGTCCCGGGGCCGACATCAAGCCGGGCAACAACCTGGCCCTCCGCAACATCCCGGTCGGTACCACGATCCACGCGATCGAGCTCCGTCCCGGTGGCGGTGCCAAGTTCGCCCGCTCCGCCGGTGCCTCCGTGCAGCTGCTCGCGAAGGAGGGCGCCTACGCCCACCTGCGCATGCCGTCCGGCGAGATCCGTCTCGTCGACGTCCGCTGCCGCGCCACCGTCGGTGAGGTCGGCAACGCCGAGCAGAGCAACATCAACTGGGGTAAGGCCGGCCGTAAGCGGTGGCTGGGCGTTCGCCCGACCGTCCGTGGTGTCGTGATGAACCCGGTTGACCACCCGCACGGTGGTGGTGAGGGCCGGACCTCCGGTGGCCGCCACCCTGTGTCCCCGTGGGGCAAGAAGGAAGGCCGTACTCGTTCGCCCAAGAAGGCGTCGAACAAGTACATCGTCCGCCGCCGCAAGACGAACAAGAAGCGCTAA
- the rpsS gene encoding 30S ribosomal protein S19, with translation MPRSLKKGPFVDDHLIKKVDAQNEAGTKNVIKTWSRRSMIVPAMLGHTLAVHNGKTHIPVFVTESMVGHKLGEFSPTRTFRGHVKDDRKSKRR, from the coding sequence ATGCCTCGTAGCCTGAAGAAGGGGCCCTTCGTCGACGACCACCTGATCAAGAAGGTGGACGCCCAGAACGAAGCCGGCACCAAGAACGTCATCAAGACCTGGTCCCGTCGCTCCATGATCGTCCCGGCCATGCTGGGCCACACGCTCGCGGTGCACAACGGCAAGACCCACATCCCGGTGTTCGTCACCGAGTCGATGGTCGGCCACAAGCTCGGCGAGTTCTCGCCGACGCGCACCTTCCGGGGTCACGTCAAGGACGACCGGAAGTCGAAGCGCCGCTAG
- the rplV gene encoding 50S ribosomal protein L22, whose product MEARAQARYIRVTPMKARRVVDLIRGMDATEAQAVLRFAPQAASVPVGKVLDSAIANAAHNYDHTDADSLYISEAYVDEGPTLKRFRPRAQGRAYRIRKRTSHITVVVSSKEGTR is encoded by the coding sequence ATGGAAGCCAGGGCCCAGGCGCGGTACATCCGCGTCACGCCCATGAAGGCCCGCCGCGTGGTGGACCTGATCCGTGGCATGGACGCCACGGAGGCTCAGGCTGTTCTGCGATTCGCTCCGCAGGCAGCCTCCGTGCCGGTCGGCAAGGTGCTCGACAGCGCCATCGCCAACGCCGCGCACAACTACGACCACACCGACGCCGACAGCCTCTACATCTCCGAGGCGTACGTCGACGAGGGCCCGACCCTGAAGCGGTTCCGTCCGCGTGCCCAGGGCCGTGCCTACCGGATCCGCAAGCGGACCAGCCACATCACCGTGGTCGTCAGCAGCAAGGAAGGAACCCGGTAA
- the rpsC gene encoding 30S ribosomal protein S3: protein MGQKVNPHGFRLGVTTDFKSRWYADKLYKDYVKEDVAIRRMMTSGMERAGISKVEIERTRDRVRVDIHTARPGIVIGRRGAEADRIRGDLEKLTGKQVQLNILEVKNPETDAQLVAQAVAEQLSSRVSFRRAMRKSMQSAMKAGAKGIKIQCGGRLGGAEMSRSEFYREGRVPLHTLRANVDYGFFEAKTTFGRIGVKVWIYKGDVKNIAEVRAENAAARAGNRPARGGADRPARGGRGGERRGRKPQQAAGAEAPKAEAPKAEAPAESTGTEA, encoded by the coding sequence ATGGGCCAGAAGGTTAACCCGCATGGGTTCCGGCTCGGTGTCACGACCGACTTCAAGTCGCGTTGGTACGCCGACAAGCTGTACAAGGACTACGTCAAGGAAGACGTCGCCATCCGTCGGATGATGACGTCCGGCATGGAGCGCGCCGGTATCTCGAAGGTGGAGATCGAGCGCACCCGTGACCGCGTCCGCGTGGACATCCACACCGCTCGCCCGGGCATCGTCATCGGCCGCCGCGGCGCCGAGGCCGACCGCATCCGCGGTGACCTGGAGAAGCTGACCGGCAAGCAGGTCCAGCTCAACATCCTCGAGGTCAAGAACCCGGAGACGGACGCTCAGCTGGTGGCCCAGGCCGTCGCCGAGCAGCTGTCCTCCCGCGTCTCCTTCCGCCGTGCCATGCGCAAGAGCATGCAGTCGGCGATGAAGGCCGGCGCCAAGGGCATCAAGATCCAGTGCGGTGGCCGTCTCGGCGGCGCCGAGATGTCCCGCTCGGAGTTCTACCGCGAGGGCCGTGTGCCCCTGCACACGCTCCGCGCGAACGTGGACTACGGCTTCTTCGAGGCCAAGACGACCTTCGGCCGCATCGGTGTGAAGGTCTGGATCTACAAGGGCGACGTCAAGAACATCGCCGAGGTCCGCGCCGAGAACGCTGCCGCCCGTGCGGGTAACCGCCCGGCCCGCGGTGGCGCCGACCGCCCGGCCCGTGGTGGCCGCGGTGGCGAGCGGCGCGGTCGCAAGCCGCAGCAGGCTGCCGGCGCCGAGGCCCCCAAGGCCGAGGCTCCCAAGGCCGAGGCTCCGGCTGAGAGCACCGGAACGGAGGCCTGA
- the rplP gene encoding 50S ribosomal protein L16: MLIPRRVKHRKQHHPKRSGAAKGGTTVAFGEYGIQALTPAYVTNRQIEAARIAMTRHIKRGGKVWINIYPDRPLTKKPAETRMGSGKGSPEWWIANVKPGRVMFELSYPNEKIAREALTRAAHKLPMKCRIVKREAGEA, from the coding sequence ATGCTGATCCCCCGTAGGGTCAAGCACCGCAAGCAGCACCACCCGAAGCGCTCCGGCGCTGCCAAGGGTGGCACGACGGTGGCGTTCGGCGAGTACGGCATCCAGGCGCTCACCCCGGCGTATGTGACGAACCGTCAGATCGAGGCCGCTCGTATCGCCATGACGCGTCACATCAAGCGTGGTGGCAAGGTCTGGATCAACATCTACCCGGACCGTCCCCTCACCAAGAAGCCTGCCGAGACCCGCATGGGTTCCGGTAAGGGTTCCCCGGAGTGGTGGATCGCCAACGTCAAGCCCGGACGCGTGATGTTCGAGCTGTCGTACCCCAACGAGAAGATCGCCCGTGAGGCGCTGACCCGTGCGGCCCACAAGCTGCCGATGAAGTGCCGGATCGTCAAGCGCGAGGCAGGTGAAGCGTGA
- the rpmC gene encoding 50S ribosomal protein L29 has protein sequence MSAGTKASELRELGNEELLAKLREAKEELFNLRFQAATGQLENHGRLKAVRKDIARIYTLMRERELGIETVENA, from the coding sequence ATGTCGGCCGGTACCAAGGCGTCCGAGCTGCGCGAGCTGGGCAACGAGGAGCTTCTGGCGAAGCTCCGCGAGGCCAAGGAAGAGCTGTTCAACCTCCGCTTCCAGGCGGCGACGGGCCAGCTCGAGAACCACGGCCGTCTGAAGGCGGTCCGCAAGGACATCGCCCGGATCTACACCCTCATGCGTGAGCGTGAGCTCGGCATCGAGACGGTGGAGAACGCCTGA
- the rpsQ gene encoding 30S ribosomal protein S17, with the protein MSEKNVTENTEARGFRKTREGLVVSDKMDKTVVVAVEDRVKHALYGKVIRRTNKLKAHDEQNAAGVGDRVLLMETRPLSATKRWRVVEILEKAK; encoded by the coding sequence ATGAGCGAGAAGAACGTGACTGAGAACACTGAGGCGCGCGGTTTCCGCAAGACCCGTGAGGGTCTCGTCGTCAGCGACAAGATGGACAAGACCGTCGTCGTCGCCGTCGAGGACCGCGTCAAGCACGCGCTGTACGGCAAGGTCATCCGCCGTACGAACAAGCTCAAGGCGCACGACGAGCAGAACGCCGCGGGTGTCGGCGACCGCGTCCTCCTGATGGAGACCCGGCCGCTGTCCGCGACGAAGCGCTGGCGCGTCGTCGAGATCCTCGAGAAGGCCAAGTAA
- the rplN gene encoding 50S ribosomal protein L14 — translation MIQQESRLRVADNTGAKEILCIRVLGGSGRRYAGIGDVIVATVKDAIPGGNVKKGDVVKAVIVRTVKERRRPDGSYIRFDENAAVILKNDGDPRGTRIFGPVGRELREKKFMKIISLAPEVL, via the coding sequence GTGATCCAGCAGGAGTCGCGACTGCGTGTCGCCGACAACACTGGTGCGAAGGAGATCCTTTGCATCCGTGTGCTCGGTGGCTCCGGTCGCCGCTACGCGGGCATCGGTGACGTCATCGTCGCCACCGTCAAGGACGCGATCCCCGGTGGCAACGTGAAGAAGGGTGACGTCGTCAAGGCGGTCATCGTTCGCACCGTCAAGGAGCGCCGCCGCCCGGACGGCTCGTACATCCGCTTCGACGAGAACGCCGCCGTCATTCTGAAGAACGACGGCGACCCTCGCGGCACCCGCATCTTCGGCCCGGTCGGCCGTGAGCTGCGCGAGAAGAAGTTCATGAAGATCATCTCGCTCGCGCCGGAGGTGCTGTAA